In Spirochaeta isovalerica, one DNA window encodes the following:
- the djlA gene encoding co-chaperone DjlA → MFAFGGFIGGFVGFFLGSFVGGPIFGIIGAIIGSSLGRGLHVVENRGAFNSQAGTSGSDNMFFVSLFSMLGKMAKADGSVSDSEMNTVRQFMSRDLNLDSQLQSQAMMIFNNALNSPESFEQYAQQFYIRFRGRPQFIQLMLDALLRVAYADKQIHPAEQHLLDSAVRIFRVPSYTYESLKNRYASGGSSYSGGSSYSGSDSGYRGSSSGSSFSSASNLNYAVLGCSSSSTDAEIKKAYRKKVAEFHPDKIAAKGLPAEFTKFANDKFREIQEAYEAIKKARNL, encoded by the coding sequence TTGTTTGCATTTGGCGGTTTTATAGGCGGTTTCGTCGGTTTTTTTCTGGGTTCCTTTGTCGGAGGACCGATTTTCGGTATTATCGGAGCAATTATTGGAAGTTCTCTCGGCCGGGGGCTCCATGTCGTTGAAAACAGGGGTGCCTTTAACTCCCAGGCCGGTACGAGCGGTTCCGATAATATGTTTTTCGTTTCACTCTTTTCCATGCTGGGGAAGATGGCAAAGGCAGACGGTTCCGTTTCCGATTCGGAGATGAATACGGTCCGGCAGTTTATGTCCCGTGACCTCAATCTCGACAGTCAGCTCCAGAGCCAGGCCATGATGATTTTCAACAATGCCCTCAACTCTCCCGAAAGTTTCGAGCAGTATGCCCAGCAGTTTTATATCCGTTTCCGCGGGCGTCCTCAGTTTATCCAGCTGATGCTCGATGCTCTTCTCAGGGTCGCCTATGCTGATAAACAGATCCATCCGGCGGAACAGCATTTGCTCGATTCGGCCGTCCGGATTTTCCGCGTGCCCTCATATACCTATGAAAGTTTGAAAAACCGGTATGCATCGGGCGGTTCTTCATATAGCGGCGGCTCCTCCTACAGCGGGAGCGATTCGGGTTATAGGGGCAGCTCCTCCGGATCATCTTTCAGCAGCGCATCCAATCTCAATTACGCCGTGCTGGGTTGTTCGAGCAGCAGTACCGATGCGGAAATCAAAAAAGCCTACAGAAAGAAAGTAGCGGAATTTCATCCTGACAAAATCGCCGCTAAAGGTCTTCCCGCGGAGTTTACCAAATTCGCCAATGACAAATTCCGTGAAATCCAGGAAGCTTATGAAGCAATCAAAAAGGCCAGGAACCTTTAA
- a CDS encoding sodium-translocating pyrophosphatase has product MILEFSLLIILLGSLVALFYSLFRSRWIFRQPVHDAKLQKIGKAISSGAMAFLSREYRVLVPFVLIAAAFLAVGNKGVLRYQALSFVLGASFSALAGFIGMKVATASNSRTTEAARTGINEALNIAFSGGSVMGMTVVGLALTGVFIILGVSLVLTDITVLYLRESILPILSGFSLGASSMALFARVGGGIFTKAADVGADLVGKVEAGIPEDDHRNPATIADNVGDNVGDVAGMGADLFESYVGSLVGAMILGAAVEGTASLQMKLVTFPLLIAAAGVLASLIGIKFVKVRKGQSPQVALNKGTFGAAILAALFVLIMSLLYFRGEIFPVSMSPIRIFLSALLGMAAGVSIGLITEYFTGVDTRPVNAIVKACETGPATTLITGMGMGMLSALPPVLIIVTAILAGDQLSGLYGIAIAALGMLMTLGVQLAVDAYGPIADNAGGLAEMAEFPRAVREITDELDAVGNTTAAIGKGFAIGSAALTSLILFTAFREQLGLKVIDLMDVKTLSGVLIGAVIPYLFSSMAMNAIGDAAFAMIEEVRRQFREKPGILDETEEPDYERCVDISTSAALKKMILPGLTAALTPVLVGFTGGVFMLSGLLIGVTVSGVVLAIFMSNAGGAWDNAKKMIESGAAGGKGSAAHKASVVGDTVGDPFKDTAGPSLNILIKLMAVVSLVIAPMLKSFWRL; this is encoded by the coding sequence ATGATACTTGAGTTTTCACTGCTGATCATTCTTCTCGGGAGTCTCGTGGCTCTTTTCTATTCACTATTTAGAAGCCGCTGGATTTTCAGACAGCCGGTGCACGATGCAAAACTTCAGAAAATCGGTAAGGCTATTTCCAGCGGGGCTATGGCTTTTCTATCCCGGGAATATCGGGTACTCGTTCCTTTCGTTCTTATCGCCGCGGCTTTTCTGGCTGTCGGTAACAAAGGGGTTTTAAGATATCAGGCCCTGTCTTTTGTACTGGGGGCTTCCTTTTCCGCTCTGGCCGGTTTTATCGGAATGAAGGTGGCTACGGCTTCCAACTCCCGAACAACAGAAGCCGCCAGGACCGGTATAAATGAAGCTTTGAATATCGCTTTTTCCGGCGGCAGCGTCATGGGTATGACTGTCGTCGGGCTGGCTCTGACCGGTGTTTTCATTATTCTCGGTGTCTCCCTGGTTTTAACAGATATCACAGTCCTGTATTTAAGGGAATCTATCCTTCCCATTCTGTCCGGTTTCAGTCTGGGAGCGTCCTCCATGGCTCTCTTCGCCCGTGTGGGAGGAGGGATTTTCACCAAGGCGGCCGATGTCGGGGCGGATCTTGTGGGTAAAGTCGAAGCGGGAATCCCCGAGGATGACCACCGCAATCCTGCCACTATTGCCGATAATGTGGGAGACAATGTGGGCGATGTGGCCGGAATGGGGGCCGACCTTTTTGAATCCTATGTGGGATCACTGGTCGGGGCTATGATTCTCGGCGCGGCAGTCGAGGGAACCGCTTCTCTTCAGATGAAACTCGTCACTTTCCCTCTTCTCATTGCGGCGGCAGGAGTTCTGGCTTCGCTTATCGGTATTAAATTTGTCAAAGTCCGGAAGGGGCAGTCCCCTCAGGTAGCCTTGAATAAAGGCACTTTCGGAGCAGCGATTCTGGCGGCTCTTTTTGTTCTGATAATGAGCCTTCTCTATTTCAGAGGAGAGATTTTTCCGGTTTCCATGTCTCCGATCCGTATTTTTCTCTCAGCGCTTCTCGGTATGGCGGCCGGCGTTTCAATCGGTTTGATTACGGAATATTTCACGGGAGTCGACACGAGGCCGGTCAATGCCATTGTCAAAGCCTGTGAAACCGGTCCGGCGACGACGCTGATTACCGGTATGGGAATGGGGATGCTTTCGGCTCTGCCGCCTGTCCTCATTATCGTAACGGCGATACTGGCCGGTGACCAGCTGTCCGGGCTTTATGGCATTGCCATTGCCGCACTGGGTATGCTCATGACTCTGGGTGTCCAGCTGGCTGTCGATGCCTACGGTCCTATTGCCGATAATGCCGGCGGTTTGGCGGAGATGGCGGAATTCCCCCGGGCCGTTAGAGAGATAACCGACGAGCTGGATGCTGTCGGCAATACGACGGCGGCCATCGGGAAGGGGTTCGCCATCGGTTCAGCGGCTTTGACATCTCTTATCCTGTTTACGGCCTTCCGGGAACAGCTGGGGTTGAAAGTGATCGATCTGATGGATGTGAAGACATTGTCCGGTGTTTTAATAGGGGCAGTTATACCTTATCTTTTTTCCTCCATGGCGATGAATGCCATAGGCGATGCGGCTTTTGCCATGATCGAAGAAGTCAGGAGACAATTCCGGGAAAAACCGGGTATTCTGGATGAAACGGAAGAACCGGATTACGAGCGCTGTGTCGATATCAGCACTTCGGCGGCTTTGAAAAAAATGATTCTTCCCGGGCTGACGGCAGCTCTGACTCCTGTTCTTGTCGGATTTACCGGCGGCGTGTTCATGCTTTCCGGCCTTCTTATCGGCGTAACTGTTTCCGGTGTCGTTCTGGCGATTTTCATGTCCAACGCCGGCGGAGCCTGGGATAACGCCAAGAAGATGATTGAGTCGGGAGCCGCGGGAGGTAAAGGTTCGGCCGCTCATAAAGCATCTGTTGTAGGAGACACGGTAGGCGATCCTTTCAAGGATACGGCCGGTCCTTCTCTCAATATTCTCATCAAGCTGATGGCTGTGGTGTCGCTGGTTATAGCGCCCATGCTTAAATCATTCTGGAGGCTCTAA
- a CDS encoding flavin reductase family protein yields MSKVTWKAGNMVYPVPAVMVSCGNDREGYNIITVAWTGTVCTNPAMVYISVRPERYSYDIIRKNGDFVINLTNNELARATDWCGVRSGRDFDKFKEMNLTAVPATKVKAPLIEESPVNIECRLKEIKELGSHHMFLAEVLAVNVSDDYLDKKTGTFNMSATGLISYIHGKYYGSSTVPLGKFGYSVEKSPAATEKTGSHESPEAEQEQKSANEEPASSGREKRKPRWSSERKKSSVKKRSRKK; encoded by the coding sequence ATGTCTAAAGTAACCTGGAAAGCGGGCAATATGGTCTATCCTGTTCCGGCCGTGATGGTTTCCTGCGGGAATGACAGGGAAGGATATAATATCATAACGGTTGCCTGGACCGGTACGGTCTGCACGAATCCCGCCATGGTCTATATATCGGTCAGACCGGAGCGATATTCCTATGATATCATCCGGAAAAACGGAGATTTCGTTATCAATCTGACAAATAATGAACTGGCGAGGGCGACTGACTGGTGCGGCGTCCGGTCCGGTCGGGATTTTGATAAGTTCAAAGAGATGAATCTGACAGCTGTTCCGGCAACGAAAGTCAAAGCGCCGCTGATTGAGGAGAGCCCGGTCAACATCGAGTGCCGTCTGAAGGAAATAAAAGAACTGGGATCTCATCATATGTTTCTGGCAGAGGTGCTGGCTGTGAATGTCTCCGATGATTATCTGGATAAAAAAACCGGAACCTTTAATATGTCAGCCACTGGACTAATCTCCTACATCCATGGAAAATATTATGGTTCTTCGACTGTTCCTCTGGGGAAATTCGGCTATTCCGTGGAAAAATCTCCCGCAGCAACTGAGAAAACGGGTTCTCATGAGTCACCGGAGGCGGAACAGGAACAAAAGTCTGCAAACGAGGAGCCGGCTTCTTCCGGGAGAGAAAAGAGAAAGCCGCGCTGGAGCTCAGAGCGTAAAAAGAGTTCCGTGAAGAAGAGAAGCAGAAAAAAATAG
- a CDS encoding YitT family protein: MAAVNVKKAFLREIKDWKSYLTVLSGSVVLSLGVNLFLVPNRIAAGGVTGLATVVFYLTGLPVGTVMLLLNIPLFLIGIRVLGRSFGIKTLFATFSLSLAIDALAPFLSSLTDDLLLASIFGGLLVGLGLGIVLKQDASTGGTDLGAKILHKLVPYISVGQLLLMIDALIVLTAALVFRNYELGLYATITLFITSRVIDTVIVGVNYTKAVHIISDKAQEIAPVLVHEMNHGMTSLSGKGMYTGKEKNVLLCILRRRDLPHMKSTVASLDPHAFIFVTDVREVLGEGFSRHV; the protein is encoded by the coding sequence ATGGCCGCCGTAAATGTCAAGAAGGCCTTTCTCCGGGAAATCAAGGACTGGAAGAGCTACCTGACCGTACTGTCCGGATCAGTGGTTCTCTCTCTCGGCGTCAATCTCTTTCTCGTTCCCAACAGGATCGCCGCCGGCGGCGTGACCGGTCTGGCAACTGTCGTCTTTTATCTGACAGGACTGCCTGTCGGTACGGTTATGCTCCTTCTCAATATCCCCCTTTTTCTCATAGGGATCAGAGTTCTGGGAAGGAGTTTCGGTATCAAAACCTTGTTCGCCACGTTTTCCCTTTCTCTGGCTATCGATGCTCTGGCGCCCTTTCTCAGCTCTCTTACCGACGATCTGCTCCTGGCTTCCATTTTCGGCGGGCTTTTGGTCGGACTCGGACTCGGTATTGTTCTCAAGCAGGACGCCAGCACGGGAGGGACGGATCTGGGAGCGAAAATCCTCCACAAACTGGTTCCCTATATTTCCGTAGGGCAGCTGCTCCTTATGATCGATGCGCTCATTGTTCTCACGGCCGCTCTGGTTTTCAGGAATTACGAACTGGGGCTGTATGCGACGATTACGCTTTTTATCACCTCCAGAGTGATCGATACGGTTATTGTCGGAGTCAATTATACAAAAGCGGTCCATATCATTTCCGATAAAGCTCAGGAGATCGCACCCGTTCTGGTACATGAAATGAATCACGGCATGACCAGCTTGAGCGGAAAGGGTATGTACACGGGAAAAGAAAAGAATGTGCTCCTCTGCATTCTGAGAAGGCGAGATCTGCCCCATATGAAGAGCACGGTCGCTTCTCTCGATCCCCATGCTTTTATTTTCGTGACCGATGTGCGGGAAGTGCTCGGTGAAGGTTTTTCAAGGCATGTCTAA
- the cmoB gene encoding tRNA 5-methoxyuridine(34)/uridine 5-oxyacetic acid(34) synthase CmoB — translation MIEYSKIYLGDNFYEKWKDQLPRYDEIQKAREEIAPNLDRPTVEPFYRTLVRLPEFQSRLRDYSGDAVKIGARDELTEEQFKLVYQCLEEFIPWRKGPFEIFGTHIDAEWRSNLKWDRVKPMLPDLKYKRICDVGCNNSYYMYRMLEQDPEFVLGIDPMIKYYFNYLLLQRFSAEPHMHFDLLGVEHMHLFEGFFDVVFFMGIIYHRRNPIQTLVDIHKSMKKGGTLILEVSGIDGDEPYCLFPEDRYMKARGYWFLPTWKAMENMLKKTNFIEIETFDKFPLDIHEQRKTDWSRWESLEDFLDPDDPTKTVEGYPAPQRIYIKAIKK, via the coding sequence ATGATTGAGTATTCAAAAATCTATCTGGGAGACAATTTCTACGAAAAATGGAAAGACCAGCTGCCTCGTTATGATGAGATTCAGAAAGCGCGGGAGGAAATCGCACCGAATCTGGACCGCCCCACAGTAGAGCCTTTCTACAGGACTCTGGTCCGGCTTCCGGAATTTCAGAGCCGTCTGCGCGATTACAGCGGCGATGCTGTAAAAATCGGAGCCCGTGATGAATTGACCGAAGAGCAGTTCAAGCTCGTATATCAGTGTCTGGAGGAATTCATTCCCTGGCGCAAAGGCCCCTTTGAAATCTTCGGAACCCATATTGATGCGGAATGGCGCAGTAATTTGAAGTGGGACAGGGTCAAGCCTATGCTTCCGGACCTGAAATACAAACGAATCTGCGATGTGGGGTGTAATAACTCCTATTACATGTACCGCATGCTGGAGCAGGATCCCGAATTTGTTCTGGGAATCGATCCCATGATAAAATATTACTTCAATTATCTCCTTCTCCAGCGGTTTTCCGCTGAACCTCATATGCATTTCGACCTTCTCGGCGTAGAGCATATGCATCTCTTCGAAGGATTTTTCGATGTAGTTTTCTTTATGGGCATTATCTATCACAGGAGAAATCCCATTCAGACTCTGGTCGACATCCACAAATCCATGAAAAAAGGCGGAACCCTGATTCTCGAAGTCAGCGGCATCGACGGCGATGAGCCCTACTGCCTATTCCCCGAAGACCGCTATATGAAAGCCCGGGGATACTGGTTTCTCCCCACCTGGAAGGCCATGGAGAATATGCTGAAGAAGACCAATTTTATCGAGATTGAGACATTCGACAAGTTCCCCCTGGATATTCATGAACAGAGGAAGACCGACTGGTCGCGCTGGGAATCTCTGGAGGATTTTCTCGATCCCGACGACCCGACCAAGACGGTGGAAGGGTATCCGGCCCCTCAGCGGATCTACATAAAAGCCATAAAAAAGTAA
- the cmoA gene encoding carboxy-S-adenosyl-L-methionine synthase CmoA: MAKDSKKQDKVFAEQITNIRPFEFNENVAHVFDDMAERSIPFYKEVQKMVTTLALTYFQEGSVIYDLGSSTATTISLISQGMKDHDIEDYSMIGIDSSAAMCHEAEVKLDSVKADKSKITIKEGDLFDLPIENASVVIMNYTLQFIDPLKREKLIRRIYKGLRHNGILLVSDKMLQSNTDSSRIFIENYYDMKRSNGYSDLEISQKREALENVLIPYSVKEEVALFRNCGFEAIDMFFTWYNFSSFICTKKNDEIGDY; the protein is encoded by the coding sequence ATGGCAAAAGATAGTAAAAAACAGGACAAAGTTTTCGCAGAGCAGATAACCAATATCCGGCCTTTCGAATTTAATGAAAATGTCGCCCACGTATTTGATGATATGGCTGAGAGGAGCATTCCCTTTTACAAGGAAGTTCAAAAAATGGTAACCACTCTGGCTCTGACGTATTTTCAGGAAGGCAGCGTCATCTACGATCTGGGAAGTTCGACCGCTACGACTATCAGTCTGATAAGCCAGGGGATGAAGGATCACGACATCGAAGATTACTCCATGATCGGCATCGATTCATCGGCGGCCATGTGCCATGAAGCCGAGGTCAAGCTCGATTCGGTCAAAGCCGATAAGAGCAAGATAACCATAAAAGAAGGTGATCTGTTCGACCTTCCCATCGAGAACGCATCAGTCGTTATCATGAACTACACCCTTCAGTTTATCGACCCTCTGAAAAGAGAGAAGCTGATTCGCCGCATCTACAAAGGACTCCGCCATAACGGCATCCTTCTTGTCAGCGATAAAATGCTCCAGTCCAATACCGATTCCAGCCGGATCTTCATTGAAAACTATTACGATATGAAACGGTCCAATGGATACAGCGATCTGGAAATCAGTCAGAAAAGAGAAGCTCTGGAGAATGTTCTCATCCCCTACAGCGTCAAAGAAGAAGTCGCGCTTTTCCGCAATTGCGGATTTGAAGCGATAGATATGTTTTTCACCTGGTACAATTTTTCCTCCTTTATCTGCACCAAAAAAAATGATGAGATAGGCGATTACTGA